A segment of the Lolium perenne isolate Kyuss_39 chromosome 3, Kyuss_2.0, whole genome shotgun sequence genome:
tcacagcagtggtatgaaagtgggggcgacaacacatgtgaagcgcagagtcctacctttcagggtgaaaacccaaggtctggccttaactggttgtgcctggcagtgaccttggtggaggcattgttttgagagtggggactatcttcagggtgaaaacctaagatctttgatcgggcgacgacggtgttggagcactgctcccctcttggaggcgtcgttttttggagagtctgcaattcaggtgttgtcatggtggtggatgtattgctgtcgttaggtccgtgatactgtagcgggacttttgtttcttagttttcttttccttttattGGCTGTGTACATCCGTAGTgctattagggtggtgcgttgttgcagaggctaggtgtaattggtatctctcgatattaatatattccctttatggaAAAAGGTAAGACCAGATGGCGGCGCTCATGACGCGGCACGACTTCCTGCTCGACGGAGAGGGGATGATGACCGCATCTTGCTCCGGCTTCTCACCTTTGATGGCGCCCGCTCTCCCTCTCCTCGGCGACCAGCGCAAGAAGGTTGCGGATTCGATCTGCATGAGATCTACTCCCCTCCCCACGGTGAGAGCTTACGAGATCGTAGCGTCGGATTCGATCTGCGTCGACCACCTGCTGGTGGCGCAACCAACGGGGGATGATGTTGGCAAGGGATTAGCTGAGCTCAAGATTGAGGAGGGCACAAGCGTGAAGCTGAGCGGGGAGGGATTGCCTGTGCCGGTGTATCGGTTCGAGAAGGCTGGTCTGGTGGAAAAAATTGTGCAAAACATGTTCATGTCTGGGTTCAAGGCCCCGACGCCGGTGCAGCGCTATTCCATACCGTTGGCGCTGGCCGGAAGGGACCTGTTGGTCTGCGCGCAGAAGGGGTCCGGGAAGGTGGCCGCGTTATGCATCCCGGTGGCGAGTATGCTGCTTAGCCGGACGCCTCCAGCAGGAGGACAATACGGCAGACCACGCGCTCTCTTGCTCGTCCCTAACGATAGAATTGCAGAAGAGATTGTTCGGGATACTAGGAAACTCGTTTATGAAACTGGAATTAGAGTTGTTCATTCAAGGAAGAATCAGAATTTCCAGATACATGAGCTCGAGGCTGGCGTTGATATTTTTGTTTCTACACCTGGACGCCTTGTTGACCTGCTTATATCTAATGAAATCACCCTGGAGGCAATAGAGTACCTGGTCATATGCGACATTGGTCGGCTGCTGGATCTGGGGTGTGAAACGAAGTTAAGGGAGATATTTGGTCACACGTATATAGGAAAGCCACCCAGACAGACTTTACTTTCCAGTGATACCTTTGAACCAGAAGTACAGAATTTTGCTAGGAATTTCCTGTCAGATTACTTACTTATTACTGATGGGATGCTGGAGTTCAATATCGGCCTAACTAGTCAGAATATTGAGCTTGTCTCTCAAGGCGAAAAAAGAGACTTCCTGCTAAAAGTTTTGCAGAAGCAATCTTTCCATTGTGCTGGCCGGGTGCACCAAAGTGCAACATTAGTTTTCGTGGAGACAAAAGAAGAGGCTGATTCATTGAGTAATTGGCTAAACAATGAAAGTTTCTGTTCAACAGTTTCAACCGTGATATTTGGTGACTGCTCAGAGCAGGAGATGAGCAGCGCATTGGCATCTGTCATGTATGGTTTCAATCCTATCCTGATTGCTGGTGATGCAACCTCACTAGACTTAGATGTTggaagttttacttatgtgattaaCTACGATCTGCCAAAGTCTATTGAGGAATATATCGAAAGGATTAGAAAATTCCGGAGAGCTAGAAGGGTTGGGTCTATCACTTCCTTCTTCACTGAGTCCAACCAGTACATGGCAAAGGACTTGTGGGAATTGATGATTGAGATAAAGCTAGAAGTGCCATCATGGCTGGTGGACTATGCTGATCCTGACTATTCTTGCAGATTCAAGGAATTGAAGTTACAAGATGAAGAGAATGAGAAGTACCGACATGATTTAGCTGGGTCTCTTCTCTCGCGCGAGATTAATACCATCTATGATTTGGTAGATGTTTATGCTGAATTAAAttgcaagaataagaaaaattcgaGCTTCGAGGATGATATCAAGCGCATCTGTAGAGATTGCTGTATTGCATTTGAGCAACAAGAAGAACACAAGCTCCTCAAGTTCATGTTTGTCAAGCTTCTTCAGCATTCTTTTATCCCTGAAAAATATGGAAAATCTTATCGGCATTACAATTTCATTGCCAAGATCAAGGAAGATGAATCAGGAATCTGGACTGAAGGGACATACTTTGCTGAAAGCAAACTAGAAGGTGGTGTGCAGCAGTATTTTTGCTGTTTGCTGGAGCAGTTCGACAAGGGTGAGTGCTACGGATGTCAGAACGAGAATGCTGTGATTCAGCATCCAACCACAGGTGACTATCAGAGAGGAACGCCTGATTATGTGTGGCCTTTCAACTATGGTGCTGAAATTAGTGACAGCGATGATGCTGAAATTAGTGacagtgatgatgatttgatggacTTATATGTACTTGATTAACTTGTAATCCGTGtaccgaaaccaaggtttaaaatagcgtgctacATGAAATAGCAGCAGCTTCCTTTAAACGTTGTGGACGCTATATCGTGCTAATACCGTTTTCACAATAATACTAAAtctagcctaaaaataaataatttacTAGAACGAATGGATAAATAGTCCAAAACTGATTGAATCATACAtacattttttttttgcgaatcatacatacataaccacacaTAAAAATAAATCACAAATATTTTAGAAGGATAACATCAGCATGtcggcaacaacatagtataaattatttattaaaaaatattagcattagcgatattatcttctgattTAGAAGTGGAACAAACAGATTGCACTTCATCACCATAAAAAAGTAAAAGCAACTTACCCGAAAAAATAGCGCTAACGCTATGAAGTTTTAGCGCGATATAATATGTTATTCGCAAATAGCGCCACAACGAGCATACTAAATTTTGGCATGttcctctagatatgctatagtgcGCTATTAGCGGAGAAATAGCGTGCTATATATTTTAAACCTTGACCGAAACATCGTTACCTTTGGCGAGAAGGAATATGCTTGCAGAAGAACCATACTTGTGCATTGCAATATGACGAGTGATGTTTGGTCAACAAAAGAAAAGCATTACCGGCGGTGACCTTGCACGAGCTACGCACCCACGAACAACACATGTTAGAATTCAGAACACCACAGCCGTGCATGGGAGTGCGTGCTATGCTGGGCTTGGCACCGCTGAGATCGCTGCAGCCCTGACTGCGAGAATTCATGTCCATCGCGTGGATAGCCCTGCGCCGTCGCGCCGGCGCTGCATCGACTGCGCCGTGTCTCCCCGGCGCTGAACAGTGCCTACGCACAAGCTGAAACTGCGCAGCTGATCGATCTGCTGCCCTGCCGGCACGTTATGGTACTCTGAACCCGTGGCATGCATGCGGGGTGACGCACCTTAGCTTCGCCTGTCTGCCTGGACCGCCGAACCGTGGGGTATTTTGCTTGCTGCGTCTCAATTCTGACCTGTTGGTGAGCGAGTGATGGCACGGCCAGGCTGACTCTGGCATTCATTTTGTATGGGTGTGTATCAAGCCACAGTTATGTTTGCACCAAATTTGCTACTCCGTTAAAGTATCTCtgacagaaaaagaaaaaggaaattcggGTGCCAATGCAACAAATTCGGTTTTGATGTCTCGGACAAAGATGGAAAACTAACCATGTTGGCTGTGGCAGTGGGCAGGCCAAGAACCATCCGTCAAAGTAAAACAAATAAAATCCACTACTGGTACGTCAAAAGCAGTTATCTGAAGCACTACAGAACCCAAGAAAATTCTTCAGAAGAGGATGGGGGTACACCTGAGCCATTCAATCCCGGCGCTGCGCTCTCTGCTTCAGTCGCTCTGGGCATTGAGTGGCCAGTCACACTAACTCGCAATTAAAATCTCCTCAGCAGCCACTGCCCAACAATCACTCGCTCTGGACTTGGCTTTAGGACCACCGTATAGCCACAGTTCCCTAGCCAGCAGGAACATCTCGCGGGAATATTTCAAATCGCCAGTGGTACTTCACTGTGGATCAACGCTCAAGGGATTCATTCTCTCGGTTTTACGATACACGGTATGAATTACTGCGATCAATTCTGACAGTTCGTTGTAGCTGGCTGCCCACATTTCAGAATTAATAGCTGAATGATAAGCTTCAGGTTTACTCCCAGGCCAGGGTTTCCTCAAACACGAAACGCTGCTGCTGCCAATTCAAAAGATGAACGGAAACAACTTCCAATGTAGTGCACTGGCACGAAAAGAGCCAATGGAGAGAATTTCCTCACTGTAGAATAAATCCACCTCAGCGGGTTCCCGAAATGTCAGCCTGCTTTGCCTCGGTTCTCTGCAAACGGGAACCGATTCCAATGCACAGGTTCAGTCCCTCTCACGGCCCATAATCTCACGCCCTGTTTTTGAATCCGAAACGTACCGCATTTGAGCTGCACACATAATAAAGGAATGGTCGTCAGTGTGGTTACTCCCAGAATTCATTCAGATGGGCGGGGTGATTCATGTGACTCCGCCCCAGAGAGGATGCAATCCGTTTGAGCTGCTGGATTTTAAGAGGGATGGGATGGTGGTGCAGCGAGGCGGCAGGAGCAACTGAAGGTGAAAGCATCATTTCTTTCATGATTGGAGCGTGCAGTTAGGAAGAGCCTGCGCAGacattcttgtagttgttctgctATGAATAGGAAAGGTTCTGCAATAATACGGTCTTGCCATCTTTAGGTGCTCAATACTTCTTCTGAAACAGATTTCTTTTTCTAAGGAGATGAAATAATCTCGTGAAAAATTGCTCCCTCCGTTTCAAAATAACAGACACATATTAAATGTCTGTATAATTTTGAGCTCTGACGGTAAACTACGCATAGAACTTTTGGTTGGTAGTTACAGAATCACAATGATACGGAAGTGACTTTTAATACGAATCAAACGGTATCTATTTTTATAACACAAAGTACATATCATTGGACCAACTGTTGGT
Coding sequences within it:
- the LOC127338209 gene encoding DEAD-box ATP-dependent RNA helicase 52A-like; amino-acid sequence: MAPALPLLGDQRKKVADSICMRSTPLPTVRAYEIVASDSICVDHLLVAQPTGDDVGKGLAELKIEEGTSVKLSGEGLPVPVYRFEKAGLVEKIVQNMFMSGFKAPTPVQRYSIPLALAGRDLLVCAQKGSGKVAALCIPVASMLLSRTPPAGGQYGRPRALLLVPNDRIAEEIVRDTRKLVYETGIRVVHSRKNQNFQIHELEAGVDIFVSTPGRLVDLLISNEITLEAIEYLVICDIGRLLDLGCETKLREIFGHTYIGKPPRQTLLSSDTFEPEVQNFARNFLSDYLLITDGMLEFNIGLTSQNIELVSQGEKRDFLLKVLQKQSFHCAGRVHQSATLVFVETKEEADSLSNWLNNESFCSTVSTVIFGDCSEQEMSSALASVMYGFNPILIAGDATSLDLDVGSFTYVINYDLPKSIEEYIERIRKFRRARRVGSITSFFTESNQYMAKDLWELMIEIKLEVPSWLVDYADPDYSCRFKELKLQDEENEKYRHDLAGSLLSREINTIYDLVDVYAELNCKNKKNSSFEDDIKRICRDCCIAFEQQEEHKLLKFMFVKLLQHSFIPEKYGKSYRHYNFIAKIKEDESGIWTEGTYFAESKLEGGVQQYFCCLLEQFDKGECYGCQNENAVIQHPTTGDYQRGTPDYVWPFNYGAEISDSDDAEISDSDDDLMDLYVLD